The following proteins are co-located in the Aquarana catesbeiana isolate 2022-GZ linkage group LG02, ASM4218655v1, whole genome shotgun sequence genome:
- the COPZ1 gene encoding coatomer subunit zeta-1, with translation MDAVLLDPSLYTVKAVLILDNDGERLFAKYYDETYPTVKEQKSFEKNIFNKTHRTDSEIALLEGLTVVYKSSIDLYFYVIGSSHENELMLMAVLNCLFDSLSQMLRKNVEKRTLLENMEGLFLAVDEIIDGGVILESDPQQVVHRVALRGDDVPLTEQTVSQVLQSAKEQIKWSLLR, from the exons GACCCCTCGTTGTACACAGTGAAAGCTGTTCTCATATTAGACAATGATGGCGAGAGGCTCTTTGCAAAG TACTATGATGAAACATATCCCACTGTGAAGGAGCAAAAGTCCTTTGAGAAGAATATCTTTAATAAAACGCACAGAACAGACA GTGAAATAGCTCTTCTTGAGGGTCTGACTGTGGTATATAAGAGCAGCATTGACCTGTACTTCTATGTTATTGGAAGTTCCCATGAGAATGAG CTCATGTTGATGGCTGTTCTGAATTGCCTTTTCGATTCATTAAGTCAGATGCTCAG AAAAAATGTAGAGAAACGAACACTCCTGGAGAACATGGAAGGGCTGTTCCTAGCAGTTGATGAAATTATAGATGGAGG AGTCATTTTGGAGAGTGACCCCCAGCAAGTGGTTCATCGTGTTGCACTGAGG GGTGATGATGTTCCTCTCACAGAACAAACGGTCTCTCAG gtgctgcAGTCTGCAAAAGAGCAAATCAAGTGGTCACTCCTCCGATAG